The proteins below are encoded in one region of Nitrospira sp.:
- a CDS encoding toll/interleukin-1 receptor domain-containing protein, with protein MRDMVFISHANAEDNDFTLWLALQVAKAGFPVWCDLTKLLGGEDFWKDIEQAIRERTVKFVYVLSKTSNAKDGPLQELQVAANVSRDKKFQDFIIPVLIDELPPREFSIQLARLNAIPFNKGWAGGLKDLLGKLDRDGVAHSSNFSPSAVATWWREHFGASQSVQNECEQYLSNWFPIQIRPSILFCHYLSRTQMGKIEIQSELPYPGFQHEHILMSFAPAKDFIGRLGDSIVITESKSYSIEGVLSGRESLGFCSTRDIKSFVSRLLSQSWEKCIRDNGLSFYLLANGSKCIYPTKVQLGDGVVSFTGMSGKKASRNLIGYKTVKATASEDEYRRLWHFGLSAAPLVHPTPAFAIKAHVVFTKDGSLVLENKRVLHSARRSQCKDWWNDDWRDRMLAAMAWLSSGNSEISISVGSDSFMAIATEPIGFNSPVSYQDPDTELEALDEMADEEEDADNDSLLTEDQPKNSDQESN; from the coding sequence ATGCGTGACATGGTGTTTATCAGCCATGCAAATGCTGAGGACAATGACTTCACGCTTTGGCTTGCACTGCAAGTAGCAAAGGCCGGATTTCCTGTCTGGTGCGATCTTACCAAACTGCTAGGTGGGGAGGACTTTTGGAAGGACATTGAACAGGCGATACGAGAAAGAACGGTAAAGTTTGTGTACGTGCTCTCTAAGACATCGAATGCAAAAGATGGTCCTCTTCAAGAGCTGCAGGTCGCGGCCAATGTTTCACGGGATAAAAAGTTTCAGGATTTCATCATTCCAGTTCTTATTGATGAGTTGCCTCCTCGAGAATTCAGCATTCAGTTAGCTCGGCTTAATGCTATCCCCTTCAATAAAGGATGGGCAGGTGGGCTCAAAGACCTTCTAGGAAAACTGGATCGTGATGGGGTGGCGCATAGTTCAAACTTCTCTCCCTCTGCTGTTGCCACTTGGTGGCGCGAGCATTTTGGTGCATCGCAAAGTGTGCAAAATGAGTGCGAGCAGTACCTTTCAAATTGGTTCCCCATACAGATTCGTCCCTCAATTCTCTTTTGCCATTACCTATCTCGAACTCAAATGGGAAAGATTGAAATTCAATCAGAACTTCCTTATCCAGGATTTCAGCACGAGCATATCCTGATGTCGTTTGCTCCAGCTAAGGATTTCATCGGGCGGCTGGGAGACTCTATTGTCATTACGGAGAGCAAGTCTTATTCAATTGAAGGCGTACTGAGCGGTCGGGAATCCCTGGGGTTTTGTAGCACCAGGGACATAAAAAGCTTTGTGTCACGACTACTGTCCCAATCGTGGGAGAAATGCATTAGAGATAATGGACTATCCTTTTACCTCCTTGCAAATGGGTCGAAGTGTATCTATCCAACTAAAGTGCAACTTGGTGACGGAGTTGTGTCGTTTACAGGCATGTCGGGGAAAAAGGCGTCGAGAAATCTCATAGGCTATAAAACGGTTAAGGCTACTGCCAGTGAGGATGAATACAGAAGGCTATGGCATTTTGGACTGTCAGCTGCTCCTCTTGTTCATCCTACTCCAGCGTTCGCAATAAAAGCACACGTGGTGTTCACCAAGGATGGATCCTTAGTTCTGGAGAACAAGCGGGTGCTTCATAGCGCTCGACGGAGCCAATGCAAGGACTGGTGGAATGACGACTGGCGGGACAGAATGCTTGCAGCTATGGCTTGGCTTAGTTCTGGTAATTCAGAAATTAGTATTTCTGTAGGATCTGACTCATTTATGGCAATTGCGACGGAACCAATAGGGTTCAATAGTCCTGTGTCTTATCAGGATCCTGATACTGAACTTGAAGCGCTTGATGAGATGGCCGACGAGGAAGAGGATGCTGATAACGATTCTCTTTTAACCGAGGATCAGCCAAAGAATTCAGATCAGGAATCGAATTAA